One part of the Truepera radiovictrix DSM 17093 genome encodes these proteins:
- a CDS encoding response regulator, with product MAQPRLFLVDDHAVVRSGIRLLLEAHGGALVVGEADSGEAALERVPELAPDIVLLDLTLPGMNGIETARSLKARLPSVRLIALSMHEDPEYVRGFLEAGGNGYVPKSALETQLLDAIRAVSRGEYYAPARLLAELARDLSESGPYRHVRLTERERSVLARIAQGCTYKEIAEELGISDKTVATYRERAAEKLGLKTRAELVRYALQHGLIE from the coding sequence GTGGCACAACCTCGTCTGTTTCTCGTCGATGACCACGCGGTGGTGCGTTCGGGGATCCGCCTGCTCCTCGAGGCGCACGGCGGCGCCCTCGTCGTCGGGGAGGCCGACAGCGGCGAGGCGGCGCTCGAGCGCGTCCCCGAGCTCGCGCCCGACATCGTCCTCTTGGACCTCACCCTCCCCGGGATGAACGGGATCGAGACCGCCAGGTCGCTCAAGGCGCGCCTGCCGAGCGTGCGGCTTATCGCGCTGTCGATGCACGAGGACCCGGAGTACGTGCGGGGCTTTCTCGAGGCGGGCGGCAACGGCTACGTCCCCAAAAGCGCCCTTGAGACGCAGCTGCTAGACGCCATCAGAGCGGTGTCGCGGGGGGAGTACTACGCGCCCGCGAGGCTGCTCGCCGAGCTCGCCCGCGACCTCTCCGAGAGCGGCCCCTACCGCCACGTAAGGCTGACCGAACGGGAGCGGAGCGTCCTCGCGCGTATCGCGCAGGGGTGCACCTACAAGGAGATCGCCGAAGAGCTCGGCATCAGCGACAAGACGGTGGCGACCTACCGCGAGCGCGCGGCGGAGAAGCTGGGCCTCAAGACGCGCGCCGAGTTGGTGCGCTACGCGTTGCAGCACGGGCTCATCGAGTGA
- a CDS encoding SDR family oxidoreductase, which yields MRTLRDKVILITGAGGTVAGAVEAAFRREGAQLVLIDREAVRVTGRAHSFNTPAFEADLSSFGSAQAVVAQAEAQFGRVDGLVHLVGEVVMGRVDEVHEADFERAFATNVQTLFYTVKAVLPALRRREEAFIAGIAAGEAYGERAAGRSLFAAAKGAVASFLRALDAELQGSHVGVGIIFPMGTVDTRTNRARLSEEAARHLIHPDALARAFVAAALSGEGGTLLELPVYPPRLPVRQVV from the coding sequence ATGCGCACACTGCGAGACAAGGTGATCTTGATAACCGGCGCGGGGGGGACCGTGGCTGGGGCGGTCGAAGCTGCCTTTCGCCGCGAGGGCGCGCAGCTCGTGCTCATCGACCGCGAGGCGGTGCGCGTCACGGGGCGGGCCCACAGCTTTAACACCCCCGCTTTCGAAGCCGACCTCAGCAGCTTTGGGAGCGCCCAAGCGGTCGTCGCACAGGCTGAAGCGCAGTTCGGGCGCGTCGACGGCCTCGTGCACCTCGTCGGCGAGGTGGTGATGGGGCGCGTCGACGAGGTGCACGAGGCCGACTTTGAGCGCGCTTTTGCGACGAACGTGCAGACGCTCTTTTACACCGTCAAGGCCGTGTTGCCCGCCCTGAGGAGGCGCGAGGAGGCCTTTATCGCCGGCATCGCCGCGGGGGAGGCGTACGGGGAGCGGGCGGCGGGCCGCAGCCTCTTCGCGGCGGCCAAGGGCGCCGTGGCGAGCTTTTTGCGCGCGCTCGACGCGGAGCTGCAGGGCAGCCATGTGGGAGTCGGGATCATCTTCCCGATGGGCACCGTCGACACGCGCACCAACCGCGCGCGGCTCTCGGAGGAGGCGGCGCGGCACCTCATCCACCCCGACGCCTTGGCGCGGGCGTTCGTGGCGGCGGCGCTGTCGGGGGAGGGGGGGACGCTGCTCGAGCTGCCCGTCTACCCGCCGCGCCTCCCGGTACGTCAGGTGGTCTAG
- a CDS encoding DUF6544 family protein yields MPRKGLLTALGVAALPLAAGALGLRVRPAPFPPYPEAEPALGTVPLPEGLPAPVARFYRRLYGERVPVITSAVVTGRAKLRLGGLVFPARFRFTHAVGRGYRHDLEVTLFGRPVVRLRERYVDGTSRLELPFGVVEGPKVDQAANLGGWAEAVWFPALFITDPRVRWEAVDEATALLVVPFGGLEERFVARFHPETGLLHLLEAMRYKGAADAAKTLWLCEALVWEALAGRTVLTKSALTWFGDGAPWARWQVEEVVYNVDVRASLWGERATRRGR; encoded by the coding sequence GTGCCGCGTAAGGGCCTCCTCACCGCGCTCGGCGTAGCCGCGCTCCCGCTCGCCGCCGGTGCGCTCGGTTTGCGGGTCAGACCCGCCCCCTTCCCGCCCTACCCCGAGGCGGAGCCGGCGCTCGGCACCGTCCCCTTGCCGGAAGGGCTGCCCGCCCCCGTAGCGCGCTTCTACCGGCGCCTCTACGGGGAGCGGGTGCCGGTGATCACCTCGGCGGTCGTCACGGGCCGGGCCAAGCTGCGCCTGGGCGGCCTCGTCTTCCCAGCGCGCTTCCGCTTCACCCACGCCGTGGGGCGGGGCTACCGGCACGACCTCGAGGTGACGCTCTTCGGCCGCCCCGTGGTGCGCCTCAGGGAGCGCTACGTAGATGGCACGAGCCGGCTCGAGCTGCCCTTTGGCGTCGTAGAGGGGCCCAAAGTGGACCAGGCCGCCAACTTGGGGGGGTGGGCCGAAGCCGTCTGGTTCCCCGCGCTTTTCATTACCGACCCGCGCGTGCGTTGGGAGGCGGTCGACGAGGCCACGGCGCTCTTGGTGGTGCCCTTCGGCGGGCTCGAGGAGCGCTTCGTGGCGCGTTTTCATCCTGAGACGGGCCTGTTGCACCTCTTGGAGGCGATGCGCTACAAAGGGGCTGCGGACGCCGCAAAAACCCTCTGGCTATGCGAAGCGCTCGTTTGGGAGGCGCTCGCGGGCCGCACGGTGCTGACAAAGAGCGCGCTCACCTGGTTCGGTGACGGCGCGCCCTGGGCGCGGTGGCAGGTCGAGGAGGTGGTTTACAACGTCGACGTGCGGGCGTCTTTGTGGGGTGAGCGGGCGACGCGCCGAGGACGGTGA
- a CDS encoding flavodoxin domain-containing protein, producing MKVLVVVASKHGSTQEIAEVVAEELALAGHTAEVKGAAGDVSVTPYDAVVLGSAIYMGAWLPEAKRFAEAQHEALSARPVWVFSSGPLGADPQPDNDPARLAAPLEGVFVRDHRVFVGKLERRGLGWGERLIARVVGAPEGDFRDWEAVRGWAREIAAALSAPGTR from the coding sequence ATGAAGGTTTTGGTGGTTGTCGCCAGCAAGCACGGCAGCACGCAGGAGATCGCCGAGGTCGTGGCGGAAGAGCTTGCTCTGGCGGGGCACACCGCCGAGGTCAAGGGGGCAGCGGGTGACGTGAGCGTAACGCCGTATGACGCGGTGGTCCTGGGCAGCGCCATCTATATGGGGGCTTGGCTGCCGGAGGCCAAACGCTTCGCCGAAGCGCAGCACGAGGCGCTCTCCGCGCGGCCCGTGTGGGTCTTTAGCAGCGGCCCCTTGGGGGCGGACCCGCAACCCGACAACGACCCGGCGCGGCTCGCTGCGCCCCTCGAGGGGGTCTTTGTGCGCGACCACCGCGTGTTTGTCGGCAAGCTCGAGCGGCGGGGTTTGGGGTGGGGCGAGCGGCTCATCGCGCGCGTCGTGGGGGCGCCCGAGGGCGACTTTCGGGATTGGGAGGCGGTTCGCGGCTGGGCGCGGGAGATCGCCGCCGCGCTGAGCGCCCCCGGCACCCGATAG
- a CDS encoding RDD family protein yields the protein MPCLYPKTSVSPSVRQTLAGIGERLIALILDGLLLGVVSGLLFRSDSRLGGALGFALGLAYQWYFLTRHQGQTPGKMLLNLRVVKVDGGALTDADAVLRYLGYVLNGLAFGLGWLWALFDANRQGWHDKLADTFVVKVGETLGVVGTEGTQAGAAEPLSAPLSTPKPDGEVSDDG from the coding sequence GTGCCATGCCTTTACCCTAAAACATCAGTCAGCCCTTCTGTCAGACAGACCCTAGCTGGGATTGGGGAGCGCCTGATCGCGCTGATCCTCGACGGCCTCCTCTTGGGTGTCGTCAGCGGCCTTCTCTTCCGCTCCGACTCGCGCCTCGGCGGCGCCCTCGGTTTCGCTCTCGGCCTAGCCTACCAGTGGTACTTCCTGACGCGCCATCAGGGCCAGACACCCGGCAAGATGCTGCTTAACCTGCGGGTGGTCAAGGTGGACGGGGGTGCGCTCACGGACGCCGACGCCGTGCTGCGCTACCTCGGTTACGTGCTTAACGGGCTCGCCTTCGGGCTCGGTTGGCTCTGGGCGCTTTTTGACGCCAACCGCCAAGGTTGGCACGACAAGTTGGCGGACACGTTCGTGGTCAAGGTTGGTGAGACGCTAGGTGTCGTCGGGACCGAGGGGACGCAAGCGGGCGCCGCAGAACCGCTCAGCGCGCCCTTGAGCACCCCTAAACCCGACGGGGAGGTGAGTGATGACGGGTAG
- a CDS encoding IS5 family transposase (programmed frameshift), with product MARTDLSEKQWRALKAHLPANPQRGHAYVDHRRVINGILWRLKTGAPWRDVPERYGAWQTCWDRFTRWERSGDWQRILQALQAHADATGDIDWDGAALDSSHIKAHRSAAGARKRPAEGRKKGGLTDEWLGHSRGGHTSKVHVCADGKVRPLSLVVTAGQRNDAAWLERVLDEIHVPRLGRGRPRKRPSQLRLDRAYSFKKQRQGLRRRNIRCISPEREDAKKHRLAKGSKGGRPPAFDTKAYKGRNVIERCINRLKDFRAVATRYDKRGRNYLAGVLVASIILWL from the exons ATGGCACGGACGGACTTAAGCGAGAAACAGTGGCGAGCGTTAAAAGCGCATTTACCTGCGAATCCCCAACGCGGCCACGCCTACGTTGACCATCGCCGAGTTATCAACGGCATTTTGTGGCGGCTCAAGACTGGAGCACCTTGGCGAGATGTTCCTGAGCGCTACGGAGCCTGGCAAACCTGCTGGGACCGGTTCACGAGGTGGGAACGTAGCGGTGACTGGCAGCGCATCCTACAAGCCCTTCAAGCGCATGCCGACGCCACAGGCGATATTGACTGGGACGGAGCGGCCTTGGACAGCAGTCACATCAAAGCCCACCGGAGCGCTGCAGGTGCGAGAAAGCGGCCCGCCGAGG GGCGAAAAAAGGGGGGCTTGACAGATGAGTGGTTAGGCCACTCGCGTGGCGGGCATACCAGCAAAGTTCATGTCTGTGCTGATGGGAAGGTTCGCCCCCTGTCCCTTGTCGTGACCGCCGGGCAACGCAACGATGCCGCTTGGTTGGAGCGGGTGCTCGACGAGATACACGTACCACGTTTAGGTAGAGGGCGACCCCGAAAGCGCCCCTCACAGCTCCGCTTGGACCGGGCTTACAGCTTTAAGAAGCAGCGCCAAGGGTTGAGGCGACGGAACATTCGCTGTATCAGCCCTGAGCGAGAAGACGCCAAAAAGCACCGGCTCGCCAAGGGCTCCAAAGGTGGGCGTCCACCTGCTTTTGATACCAAGGCGTACAAGGGGCGCAACGTCATTGAGCGCTGCATCAACCGACTTAAAGACTTTCGTGCTGTAGCAACCCGCTATGACAAGCGGGGTCGGAACTACCTCGCGGGCGTGCTTGTCGCCTCCATTATCCTCTGGCTCTAA
- a CDS encoding LiaF domain-containing protein, whose protein sequence is MTSRVRQRPLPLVLIGLGLLLFLNGVGWLRVDGWALLNLWPLALIAAGVDLLLGGRYRLAVVLGALALGAVLASGGGAAWLGRAATLERVAQPLGGARSAEVHLQTGVSALHLDTAAEPGLLVSGTLPLGPNERVTQRFAERGGVAVFTLQSAAQRGLSVRGGGQPWRLSLNPSVPVRLSLDTGVGRAVLELREAQLSGLEVSTGVGETVLTLPRRGRYEAALDTGVGAATVRIPEGVAVRLEVSRGIGAVSVRGDFVRDGDLYRSPDYDTAEHRVDLRVRGGVGAITVERGG, encoded by the coding sequence GTGACGTCGCGCGTTCGTCAGCGGCCCCTGCCGCTCGTGCTCATCGGCCTGGGGTTGCTCCTCTTCTTAAACGGTGTGGGCTGGTTGCGCGTGGACGGGTGGGCGCTCCTCAACCTCTGGCCGCTCGCGCTGATCGCCGCCGGGGTGGACCTCTTGCTGGGGGGGCGCTACCGCCTCGCCGTGGTGCTCGGCGCGCTCGCGCTAGGGGCGGTGCTCGCGAGCGGGGGTGGCGCGGCGTGGCTCGGGCGCGCCGCGACCCTCGAGCGCGTCGCGCAACCGCTCGGGGGGGCGCGCTCGGCGGAGGTGCACCTTCAGACCGGGGTGAGCGCCTTGCACCTCGACACCGCCGCCGAACCCGGTCTTTTGGTCTCGGGTACGTTGCCGCTCGGGCCCAACGAGCGCGTCACGCAGCGCTTTGCGGAGCGCGGCGGGGTAGCCGTCTTTACGCTGCAGAGCGCTGCGCAGCGCGGCCTGAGCGTCCGGGGGGGCGGGCAGCCGTGGCGGCTGTCCCTCAACCCGTCCGTGCCGGTGAGGCTCAGCCTGGATACGGGGGTCGGGCGCGCCGTCCTCGAGCTAAGGGAGGCGCAGCTCTCCGGGCTCGAGGTCTCGACCGGGGTGGGGGAGACGGTGCTGACGCTGCCGCGCCGCGGGCGCTACGAGGCGGCGCTCGATACGGGCGTCGGGGCGGCGACGGTGCGCATCCCCGAGGGGGTGGCGGTGCGGCTCGAGGTGTCGCGGGGTATCGGGGCGGTGAGCGTGCGGGGGGACTTTGTTCGCGACGGCGACCTCTACCGGTCGCCGGACTACGACACCGCCGAGCACCGCGTGGACCTGCGCGTCCGCGGCGGGGTGGGCGCCATCACCGTGGAGCGAGGCGGCTGA
- a CDS encoding DUF4342 domain-containing protein — MNTQADETTGRANETGTPGTTQSTAQDTKQSSTGATTQATTQTTGAAGAKKRTWVEEVEVAGRGLVERIEALLQENSAKRVLIKRGGKELLSVPLTLGVVAGGILTLAAPLLAALGALAALVGKVKLEVVREAAERGEPPTR; from the coding sequence GTGAACACGCAGGCGGACGAAACGACGGGGAGGGCCAACGAGACCGGAACACCGGGTACCACGCAGAGCACCGCACAGGACACCAAGCAGAGCAGCACGGGGGCTACGACCCAGGCCACCACCCAGACGACCGGCGCTGCAGGGGCGAAGAAGCGCACGTGGGTCGAGGAGGTCGAGGTCGCGGGGCGCGGGCTGGTGGAACGCATAGAGGCGCTGTTACAGGAAAACAGCGCCAAGCGGGTGTTGATCAAGCGGGGTGGCAAGGAGCTCCTCAGCGTGCCGCTGACCCTAGGGGTGGTGGCGGGGGGCATCCTCACGCTGGCCGCGCCCCTGCTGGCCGCTTTGGGGGCGCTCGCGGCGCTCGTCGGTAAGGTCAAGCTCGAGGTCGTCCGCGAGGCGGCGGAACGCGGCGAACCCCCTACGCGCTAG
- a CDS encoding CBS domain-containing protein, with translation MSLLNFAREEVVTTGLRASVLEAAELLRARNVGCLVVVEGGKPCGILTDRDIALRVVAAGRDPKTTAVEEVMTPRPTVLEEELGLFEALEIMKDRGVRRFPVVDRYGQLSGFFTLDDVLYLIGLELSAVARIIDQGTP, from the coding sequence ATGAGTTTGCTTAATTTTGCCCGCGAGGAGGTCGTGACGACGGGGTTGCGCGCGAGCGTCCTCGAGGCGGCGGAGCTTTTAAGGGCGCGCAACGTCGGTTGCCTGGTGGTCGTCGAAGGGGGGAAGCCCTGCGGCATCCTCACGGACCGCGACATCGCGCTCAGGGTCGTCGCCGCCGGGCGCGATCCGAAAACGACTGCCGTCGAGGAGGTGATGACCCCCCGCCCGACGGTGTTAGAGGAGGAGCTCGGGCTCTTCGAGGCGCTCGAGATCATGAAAGACCGCGGCGTGCGGCGCTTTCCGGTGGTGGACCGCTACGGCCAGCTGTCGGGATTTTTTACTCTCGACGACGTGCTCTATTTGATCGGGCTCGAGCTCTCGGCGGTCGCGCGCATCATCGACCAGGGGACGCCGTAG